A single Papilio machaon chromosome 12, ilPapMach1.1, whole genome shotgun sequence DNA region contains:
- the LOC106713748 gene encoding serine/threonine-protein kinase RIO1, with product MEEDGQFSDYEEDLSVKVKSVRFAELPVIHKDNSEDDDDMDSDDYFYDSDDPTQGSKKKENVNPQAPSHKVITYQPSEKLFKKYINKINVDKYEPSYSDNAQKFMDLNDRKVDNERIRMKDKHDRATAEQVMDPRTKMILFKLLNRSIINEINGCISTGKEANVYHATSKDGKDYAVKIYKTSILVFKDRDKYVSGEYRFRNGYCRSNPRKMVRTWAEKEMRNLVRMYNAQLNVPEPIILRSHVLVMTFMGEKGWPSPKLKDVEISQSTARSLYRDCITMMWKMFNICKLVHADLSEYNLLYHNGNIVVIDVSQSVEHDHPHAFEFLRKDCTNISDFFRKRGVATLTVKELFDFITDASINESNLEECLEKLSDKAALRNFDEMTAPEQVEEEAFKNVYIPKRLTEVINFERDISKAKKGETDDLTYKKIAGFNEDLTGTVDKPKILQEDDVNSEDGSESGSEDGSDDDEDEKKGKFKNSARPKDESPESKKARKKAVKEEKAEKRKTKTKKHIKKRRDKGSGRK from the exons atggAAGAAGACGGCCAGTTTAGTGACTATGAAGAAGATTTATCTGTTAAAGTAAAATCAGTTCGT tttgCCGAGCTGCCTGTAATTCATAAAGACAATAGTGAAGATGATGACGATATGGATTCCGATGACTATTTCTATGACTCTGATGATCCAACACAAGgtagtaaaaaaaaggaaaacgtAAATCCACAAGCGCCATCACACAAAGTAATTACATATCAGCCAAGCGAGaagttatttaagaaatacatTAACAAGATAAATGTTGATAAATATGAACCAAGTTACTCTGACAATGCACAAAAGTTTATGGATTTAAACGATAGAAAAGTTGATAATGAGAGAATAAGAATGAAAGACAAACATGACAGAGCTACAGCTGAACAAGTTATGGACCCTCGAACAAAAATGATACTATTCAAACTCCTCAATCGtagtattattaatgaaataaacggTTGTATATCTACTGGTAAGGAAGCAAATGTATATCATGCAACTTCAAAGGATGGTAAAGATTATGcagtgaaaatatataaaacatcaatTCTAGTATTCAAAGACAGAGATAAATATGTATCTGGTGAATACCGTTTCAGAAATGGTTATTGCAGATCAAATCCTCGTAAAATGGTTAGAACTTGGGCTGAAAAGGAAATGAGGAATCTTGTAAGAATGTATAATGCACAGTTGAATGTACCTGAGCCTATAATATTACGTAGTCATGTATTGGTCATGACATTTATGGGAGAAAAGGGCTGGCCCTCACCGAAACTGAAGGATGTAGAAATATCACAGTCAACTGCTAGATCTTTATACAGAGATTGTATTACGATGATgtggaaaatgtttaatatttgtaaattggtGCATGCCGATCTGTCggaatataatttactatacCATAATGGGAATATTGTTGTGATTGATGTATCACAATCTGTAGAACATGATCATCCTCATGCATTTGAGTTCTTACGGAAAGATTGTACAAATATATCAGATTTCTTTAGGAAAAGAGGTGTCGCTACTTTGACTGTTAAGGAGCTTTTTGACTTCATAACTGATGCTTCAATAAATGAAAGCAATTTAGAAGAATGTTTGGAGAAGTTGTCGGATAAGGCTGCTTTAagaaattttgatgaaatgaCAGCACCGGAGCAAGTGGAAGAGgaagcatttaaaaatgtttacattccTAAGAGGCTCACCGag GTTATAAACTTCGAACGCGACATCAGCAAGGCTAAAAAAGGCGAAACCGATGATCTTACATATAAGAAAATAGCTGGCTTCAATGAGGACCTCACTGGAACAGTTGATAAACCTAAAATATTGCAAGAAGATGATGTGAACAGTGAAGATGGCTCCGAGTCTGGCTCAGAAGACGGctctgatgatgatgaggatGAAAAAA agggcaaatttaaaaacagcGCTCGCCCCAAGGATGAGTCCCCGGAAAGTAAGAAAGCGAGAAAAAAGGCTGTCAAGGAAGAGAAAGCAGAGAAAAGAAAAACGAAAACCAAGAAACACATCAAGAAAAGACGGGATAAGGGAAGTGGAAGAAAGTAA